Genomic DNA from Shewanella woodyi ATCC 51908:
TTCACCTCGACCTCCTGACTATGAGCGGTCGCGCTAAAAACCAGCAAAAATAGTGAAGCTGTGAGCTTGAAAATTTGATTAAACATTCTCATTCCTTAATCCTTTGACGCACTATACAAAAACTGGCCAATTAACTCCTCTAGCACTAGTGCAGAGTGAGTATCATCGATGCGATCACCATCGACTAACATGGCTATATCATCATCGATAAAGCCAGGGGTCAGGCCTAAAAACTGCTCTCCTAATAAACCCGAAGTCAAAATAGACAAACTACTGGTTTCAGGGAACTGATTAAACCTCTTATCCATAGAGAGTTTAACCACGGGCACAAGCTCAGTCGGGTCGAGATTAA
This window encodes:
- the mlaD gene encoding outer membrane lipid asymmetry maintenance protein MlaD, with translation MLTRKIEILVGLFILSGLAAFLVLVFNVANVEVKANGSNYTLYAKFSNIGGLKVRSPVKVGGVVVGRVSEINLDPTELVPVVKLSMDKRFNQFPETSSLSILTSGLLGEQFLGLTPGFIDDDIAMLVDGDRIDDTHSALVLEELIGQFLYSASKD